One part of the Aurantibacillus circumpalustris genome encodes these proteins:
- a CDS encoding nucleotidyltransferase, with product MGIDQDFKEFIELLNKHNVEYLVVGGYAVAMYGYPRYTGDIDFWVKPSTSNAKKIILALNDFGFGGYDISENDFCEVDNVVQLGYPPNRIDIITGVTSLNFDDCFLAKKNIEIENVTVNFISLFHLRLNKSATGRDKDKNDLNNLPEK from the coding sequence ATGGGAATAGACCAGGATTTCAAAGAGTTTATAGAGTTATTAAATAAACACAATGTGGAATACCTTGTTGTTGGCGGTTACGCTGTGGCAATGTATGGCTATCCTCGTTATACCGGTGATATAGACTTCTGGGTTAAGCCAAGTACTTCAAATGCAAAAAAAATCATTTTGGCACTCAACGATTTTGGTTTTGGTGGATATGATATATCGGAAAATGATTTTTGTGAGGTAGACAATGTAGTACAACTTGGTTATCCTCCAAATAGAATAGATATTATTACTGGAGTTACCAGTTTAAATTTTGATGATTGTTTTCTGGCAAAAAAAAACATTGAAATTGAAAACGTGACAGTGAATTTTATTAGCCTATTTCATTTGAGACTCAATAAAAGCGCCACAGGAAGAGATAAAGATAAAAATGATCTAAATAATTTGCCAGAAAAGTAA